TCTACGATAATTACAAAAGAAGGAGTAAAAATAGGGATCATAGGTGTTACTACCCCATTAACCGAAAAATTCGAGGAAAATACAGGTAATGTAAAAGGGATGAAGTTTACAATGCCTATTCCAGAATTAAAAAAACAGGTGGAGGCATTAAGAGGAAAAGTGGATGCTGTAGTGGTGGTAGCTCACATGGGACTCCCTAATGAAAATAATATTCCCGGAACTGGGGTAATAGATATAGCCAATGAAGTACCAGGCATAGATGTAATAATAGCAGGACATTTTCATAAGGATGTATCAAAGGAAACAGTAAACGGGGTTATTATAACAGAGCCTTATAAATACGGAATGTCTTTATCTATTGTTGATTTGAAATTTGAAGTGGAGAAAGGTTCTGTAAGACTTATAAATAAAGACTCGAGAACTTTGAGCGTGAAAGGCGAGGATTCTGAACAGGGAATAGAAGTAATTTATAATCCTTTTCATCAGAAACTGCGTGAGGAAGTAAATCAGGTTATTGGAGAAACGGCAAATGATATGGTTCCTGCGGGAAAAGTGAAGGGAATTCCTTATGCTTTTGCTTCTGATACAGGACTTTCATCTCTTATTACAGCAGCCGAGCTTTACTACAGCAAAGCAGATGTAGTTTCATTTTCATATGATACAGAGAATGTAAAGCTTGAAAAAGGGCCGATAAAAAGAAAAGATATATATGCGAATTACAGATATGCAGGCGGAGAAGTAACAGTATATGAAATGACAGGAAGAGACCTGAAAGACTATATGGAATGGTCTGCGGGATATTTTGATACTATTAGTTCAGGAGATACAGAGTATAAATATAATTCTCAGAGAAGAAATTTTAAATATGTAACTTATGATATATTCGGCGGCGTAAGATATAAAATAGACTTAAAAGCAGCTCCGGGAAGCAGAATAAGAGATCTTACGCTTGTTTCCAGCTATAAAAGAATAACTGATAATATGAAAGTAAAAGTAGGAATGAATTCATACAGATATGAGATGCTTGTTCAGAAAGGCGGGCCTCTGGAAGGAAGAAACATAAAAAAAGTATGGGATTCCAAAGAAGCAATGGGACAGGAAAAAGGAACAATACAAAATATGGTTATAAACTATATTGTAGATGTAAGAAAGGGAAAAGTAACAGGATTATCGAATAATTACTGGTCAATAACCGGTCTTAGATAAAATATAATCAAATAAAAAGGAGAGTTATATGAAAAGATTAGTTTTACTGTTATTAACTTTATTATCATTACTATCTTTTGCGAAAAAGGTGGACATTGTAATTCTGGAAACTTCAGATCTTCACGGGAGACTGTTTTCTTATGATTATGCTATAGATCAGGCGGATAAAAGCGCAGGTATAGTAAAAGTGGCAACTATAATAAAAGAAGAGAGAGCCAAGAATAAAAATCTGATTCTTGCTGATAATGGGGATACTGTGCAGGACAATAGCGCTGAGTTGTTTAATTCAGAAAAAGTACATCCTATGGTACAGGCTTTAAATGATTTGAAATATGATTTCTGGACTCTGGGAAATCACGAGTTTAATTTCGAGAAAGAGTTTCTTGAAAGAAACATAAAAGGATTTAAAGGGACTGTATTAAGTGCAAATATTATAAAAGATGACGGGAAACCTTTTGTAACTCCATATGTTATAAAAAATATCGATGGTGTAAGGGTAGCATTCGTAGGAATGACTCCTCCGCATATTCCTATGTGGGAAGCATCGACTCCTGATCACTTTGCAGGGCTGAAATTTATTGAGCCTGCTGATGCAATCAATAATACTCTTAAAGAAATAGACGGAAAGTATGACATTCTTGTGGGGCTGTTTCATCTTGGAAGAACAGATGAGAAAAATGGAGACGGAGTACATAAACTTGCTGAAAAATTTCCTCAGTTTGACATAATTTTTGGAGGACACGAGCATGCGGTATATGTAGAAAAAATTAACGGAGTTACTCTGATAGAGCCTGGTTCATATGGTTCAAATGTGGCTAAAGGGGAAATAACTTTTGACACTGTAACAAAGGAAAAAACAGTAACTGCAAAAAATATTCCTACAAAAGATGTGGCTGAAGATGAGGCAATGAAGAAAAAATTCGCCTATGTAGATGAAAAGTCTAAAGCATACTCTAAT
This genomic stretch from Sebaldella sp. S0638 harbors:
- a CDS encoding bifunctional UDP-sugar hydrolase/5'-nucleotidase; this encodes MKKIIVLAMLILSALGTAKEVNIKILGTSDVHGHVVPWNYQTDEFDDSGSYSQIAKMVDGYRKGNKNIILVDAGDIIQDNLIERFINEPKHPAMLVLNQMGYDVMVPGNHEFNFGMPALDNVLKQFKGKALAANIYYENGSNYLPASTIITKEGVKIGIIGVTTPLTEKFEENTGNVKGMKFTMPIPELKKQVEALRGKVDAVVVVAHMGLPNENNIPGTGVIDIANEVPGIDVIIAGHFHKDVSKETVNGVIITEPYKYGMSLSIVDLKFEVEKGSVRLINKDSRTLSVKGEDSEQGIEVIYNPFHQKLREEVNQVIGETANDMVPAGKVKGIPYAFASDTGLSSLITAAELYYSKADVVSFSYDTENVKLEKGPIKRKDIYANYRYAGGEVTVYEMTGRDLKDYMEWSAGYFDTISSGDTEYKYNSQRRNFKYVTYDIFGGVRYKIDLKAAPGSRIRDLTLVSSYKRITDNMKVKVGMNSYRYEMLVQKGGPLEGRNIKKVWDSKEAMGQEKGTIQNMVINYIVDVRKGKVTGLSNNYWSITGLR
- a CDS encoding bifunctional UDP-sugar hydrolase/5'-nucleotidase, whose translation is MKRLVLLLLTLLSLLSFAKKVDIVILETSDLHGRLFSYDYAIDQADKSAGIVKVATIIKEERAKNKNLILADNGDTVQDNSAELFNSEKVHPMVQALNDLKYDFWTLGNHEFNFEKEFLERNIKGFKGTVLSANIIKDDGKPFVTPYVIKNIDGVRVAFVGMTPPHIPMWEASTPDHFAGLKFIEPADAINNTLKEIDGKYDILVGLFHLGRTDEKNGDGVHKLAEKFPQFDIIFGGHEHAVYVEKINGVTLIEPGSYGSNVAKGEITFDTVTKEKTVTAKNIPTKDVAEDEAMKKKFAYVDEKSKAYSNEVVGEVTETFIKNPDFITGAKEITTMPTAQLMETPVMELINEVQQYFAKSDVSSAALFNFGSNLEKGEFKRKDVAFIYKYTNTLMGVNITGENLLKYMEWSADYYNQLTPGDLTISFDENVRGYNYDMFYGIDYKIDITKPKGKRIVDAKINGKPVDNKKVYKLAVNNYRFGTLLTLGLIKESDMYYDSYAELQDGGRVRDLIIKYITEEKNGKVTPKLQNNWKIVNYNFNNPLLGKLKEKVLSGEIKIPASSDGRTLNVKSIKESEVK